TTAAAGACTTCTTCGGACGGGAGTTGAATTGGAAACTCATTACCATTAAAAGGAACTGATTTACCAAGAGAATTTTCTGAGGCTAATGGAACTATGCGAGAAACTGGAAAATTTGTTGATTCCAAAACAGAGACCATTGTTCGTCCAACTAAACCTGTCGCCCCTAAAATCGCAACTGAATACTTCATAAAAAATTGAAAATCAAATATTGAAAAAGTATCAAATATAAAAACCAAAAAACAAAGGAATTAAAAATGTTTTTCATACCAAAGTGCTAATAGGAAAAGTGACCATAATTGGTAATGGAAATTTACCTTTCCTGACTCATGTTGATGGAAAAGGGATTTGACATAAGAAGTTGAAAAAAAAGCGTGATTGTCTTGCAACCCTAATGACCCTACATTATTTGAAAGTAGTTTAGAACGAAACATAGTTTCCTTTACAATGCGATTAAGTTTACCATTTCTCATCCAATCTGAAACCGGCGCTGCAAATCCTTGCTTCTTACGATAAATAATTTCATTAGGAATAATACCCTCAGCGGCTTTTTTTAAAATATACTTGGTTTCACCGTCCCGTACTTTTAATGAATCAGGAATTTGAAAGGCAAATTCAGCAATTCGATGATCTAAAAAAGGTACACGGGCTTCGATGGAACATGCCATAGACATCTTATCAACACGCATCAAAAGAAGTTCAGGCAAACGATTTTGAAACTCTGTAAACATCATTTTTGAATAGTAGCCAACATCCGAAGAAAGGGTTGAAAAATATTCACTTGAATAGCGCGAAGCTGAATAAATCATTCTTTTATATGAAGGCATAAATAACTGATCTTTTTGAATATCGGTAAAAGCAAAAGCGCCACCATAAAAGGGGAATTGTAATTGAAGGGAACGGCGCGCATAATCTGATATGAGGGAACTATGAGAGAATTGAGAGGACAAAGAGTAAAATAATTCACGAAAACCCGTTGGTACCAATTGATGATAATAATGATAGAAAAGCCACTCACGGTGAAAATGAGAGTAACCAGAAAATTCTTCATCTGAGCCCTCGCCAACTTGAACGACAATCGTTCCTGATTCTCTGGCAAGTTTACTGACAAAATAAAGAGGAATATTGACGGGATCAGCATTAGGTTCATCTTGATAAGAAAGCATTTGATCAATAAAACCTACTGCATCCGATTCATCAATTAATATTTCATGATGGTTGGTTGAAAATTGTTTGGATACCAGACGGGCATAATGAAGTTCATTGTACTTTTCAAAGTCTTTGAAGCCCACTGAAAAAGTATCGACAGGTCTTGCCATCAATTCTGACATAAGGGCAACATTTAAGGATGAATCAATTCCCCCTGAAAGAAAAACCCCAAACGGAACATCCGACATCATGCGAAGTTTAACCGAATCTCTAAGAAGCCTACGCAATTCATCAACACAAAATGGTTCACTTCTAAATTGGCTCTTATCATAGGATTCGCTTTGATGATGAAGACTCCAATAGCGTTGAAGTTTGTATTCTCCCGATTTTGAAAGCACTGCAAAATGACCGGCAGGAAGTTTTGAAATTCCTTCAAATAAAGTCTTTTCTGGAGGAGATGAAAGGAAAGTGAGGTAATCAGAAATCGCTTGATGATTAAGATTTACATGAAATGAGGGATGTTTAAGTATCGCTTTGATCTCAGAAGAAAAAACAAAACATCCGTTGAAGAAAGAATAGTAAAGGGGTTTTATGCCAACTCTATCACGAATAAGGAAAAGTTCTTCAGTGAAATTATCCCAAACAGCAATCGCAAACATCCCATAAAATTTCGAAATACAGCCAAGGCCAAATTCTTGAAATGCATAAAGAATAGTTTCAGTATCAGAGGTAGAGCGAAAGCGGTATCCTCTTTTTTCTAAATCTTTTCGAATCGAAAGATGATTATAAACCTCTCCATTAAATACAATGGTAAATCGATTGTCAGTTGTCGTCATTGGTTGATGACCCGCGGGTGAAAGATCAACGATTGAAAGTCTGCGGAAACCAAATCCTAACTTACGGTTTGGAGAAACAAAAATACCGGAATCATCCGGCCCACGGTGAATCATTGAATCACGCATTGATTCAAGAACTGATTCCGACAGGTTACGCTCAGGTCCACTGAAATTATAGATACCAACAATCCCACACATAACATTTGTTTAATTGAATAAGACAAAAAATGCCCAAAGAAGGAATTATATTTAGTGAATCCTAAAAAACACTAAAAAAATGAATCCAAAGATAAAACGCGCGTTAATTTCTGTATCCGATAAAACCGGAATAATTCCATTTGCACAGGTTCTTGAAAAGTTAGGGGTCGAGATCATCTCGACCGGTGGTACTTTACGATCTCTTCAAGATTCCGGAATTAACGCGCAAAGTATATCAACGCTAACAAAATTCCCTGAAATATTAGATGGAAGAGTAAAAACTTTACACCCGAATGTGCACGGTGGGCTCTTGGCAAAAAGAGATGAAGAAATTCATCTGAAGGAAATGACTGAAAATTCGATTGAGTTCATCGATTTGGTTGTGGTGAATTTGTATCCTTTCGAAAAAACAGTAGCAAAAAGTGATGTAAAATTCGACGAGGCCATTGAAAATATTGACATTGGCGGCCCTTCGATGCTTCGCTCATCAGCTAAAAATTTTAAGTTCGTCACGGTTGTCACTGACTTTACCGATTATGCAACTGTGTTAGATGAAATGCAAAAAAACAACGGGGCAACGACACTTGCAACAAGGTTTTATTTGGCACAAAAAGTATTTCAATTAACATCAAAATACGACTCCGCAATCAGCAACTATCTGGCTACCGCTTTGCCAGAGGAGTTGATATTGTCTCAAGAGAAAGACACAAATAAAATTGAACTTGAGTATTTGCATGTTCTAACCAAAGAAATCGATATGAGATATGGAGAAAACCCGCATCAAAAAGCCGGGTTTTATTCAATTAGAACAAGCGAGGGAGAAAGTACATTTCGTGAGCATTTTGAAAAATTACACGGCAAAGAACTTTCATTCAACAATATTTTAGATATCAGTGCGGCGGCTGGCGCAGTGGAAGAATTTTGGGATGAAGCTCCCACTGCAGTGATAGTAAAGCATACAAATCCTTGTGGGGTTGGACAGGATGCGTCGCTTCTTGAGGCATACAAAAAGGCATTTCAGACCGATACGCAAGCCCCTTTTGGCGGTATTATTTCTGTGAATCGAAGCCTTGATAAAGAAACCGCAGAAGCAATAAATTTAATTTTTACTGAAATTGTGATTGCCCCGGATTTTGAAGACGGCGTGATGGAAATGATGAGGAAAAAGAAAGATCGGCGAATTATTCAGAGGAAAAAATCGGTATTGAAAAAAGGATTGGAGGTGAGAGGAAACGCAATGGGTATCTTAATCCAAGAGCGAGATACAGCGATGATCACGAGAAAAGAGTTGAAGGTCGTTACAAAAAGAGTGCCTACGGAAGAAGAGTTTAAGGATTTGCTTTTTGCTTGGAAGGTCTGCAAACATGTGAAATCAAATGCGATTGTGTATGCGAAGAACTTGCAGACTTATGGCATTGGTGCGGGGCAGATGTCGCGTGTGGATTCCTCAAGAATCGCGCGATGGAAAGCTGGTGAAGCCGGGCTTGATTTAAATGGTTCAGCTGTTGCAAGTGATGCGTTCTTCCCTTTTGCCGATGGATTACTTGCCGCAGCTGAAGCCGGGGCGATGTCAGTAATTCAACCGGGAGGATCAGTAAGAGATCAGGAAGTGATTGATGCGGCAAATGAAAAAGGGATAGCGATGGTCTTTACAGGGATAAGGCATTTCAAACATTAGTTATAATACAGCTGCAAGATGAAAGTTTCTATTATTGTTCCTGTCTTTAATGAAGAGAAGACCTTGGTTTTGATTATTTCCCACTTACAAAAACTTCCGTTTGAAAAAGAGATCATTATTGTTGATGATTGCTCGCAAGATTTTTCTTTTGATACAGCAAAGAAGCTTGAAGAAGAAGATTCTCAAATTAGGGTGATTCGTTTGGAAAAAAATCACGGGAAAGGAGCGGCCGTGCGAACCGGTATTGAACATAGTACCGGTGAAATAATTGTGGTTCAAGATGCTGATTTAGAGTATCACCCGAATGACCTAATCACATTGGTGTCGATCATAAAGGCCGGAAAAGCAACTGTGGTATTTGGGTCGAGATATTTATCGAAGCAAAATGATGAAGGGTATTTGTTGCATCGATTGGGAAACTTTGTGTTTACGTGG
The window above is part of the Chloroherpetonaceae bacterium genome. Proteins encoded here:
- the asnB gene encoding asparagine synthase (glutamine-hydrolyzing) gives rise to the protein MCGIVGIYNFSGPERNLSESVLESMRDSMIHRGPDDSGIFVSPNRKLGFGFRRLSIVDLSPAGHQPMTTTDNRFTIVFNGEVYNHLSIRKDLEKRGYRFRSTSDTETILYAFQEFGLGCISKFYGMFAIAVWDNFTEELFLIRDRVGIKPLYYSFFNGCFVFSSEIKAILKHPSFHVNLNHQAISDYLTFLSSPPEKTLFEGISKLPAGHFAVLSKSGEYKLQRYWSLHHQSESYDKSQFRSEPFCVDELRRLLRDSVKLRMMSDVPFGVFLSGGIDSSLNVALMSELMARPVDTFSVGFKDFEKYNELHYARLVSKQFSTNHHEILIDESDAVGFIDQMLSYQDEPNADPVNIPLYFVSKLARESGTIVVQVGEGSDEEFSGYSHFHREWLFYHYYHQLVPTGFRELFYSLSSQFSHSSLISDYARRSLQLQFPFYGGAFAFTDIQKDQLFMPSYKRMIYSASRYSSEYFSTLSSDVGYYSKMMFTEFQNRLPELLLMRVDKMSMACSIEARVPFLDHRIAEFAFQIPDSLKVRDGETKYILKKAAEGIIPNEIIYRKKQGFAAPVSDWMRNGKLNRIVKETMFRSKLLSNNVGSLGLQDNHAFFSTSYVKSLFHQHESGKVNFHYQLWSLFLLALWYEKHF
- the purH gene encoding bifunctional phosphoribosylaminoimidazolecarboxamide formyltransferase/IMP cyclohydrolase, whose protein sequence is MNPKIKRALISVSDKTGIIPFAQVLEKLGVEIISTGGTLRSLQDSGINAQSISTLTKFPEILDGRVKTLHPNVHGGLLAKRDEEIHLKEMTENSIEFIDLVVVNLYPFEKTVAKSDVKFDEAIENIDIGGPSMLRSSAKNFKFVTVVTDFTDYATVLDEMQKNNGATTLATRFYLAQKVFQLTSKYDSAISNYLATALPEELILSQEKDTNKIELEYLHVLTKEIDMRYGENPHQKAGFYSIRTSEGESTFREHFEKLHGKELSFNNILDISAAAGAVEEFWDEAPTAVIVKHTNPCGVGQDASLLEAYKKAFQTDTQAPFGGIISVNRSLDKETAEAINLIFTEIVIAPDFEDGVMEMMRKKKDRRIIQRKKSVLKKGLEVRGNAMGILIQERDTAMITRKELKVVTKRVPTEEEFKDLLFAWKVCKHVKSNAIVYAKNLQTYGIGAGQMSRVDSSRIARWKAGEAGLDLNGSAVASDAFFPFADGLLAAAEAGAMSVIQPGGSVRDQEVIDAANEKGIAMVFTGIRHFKH
- a CDS encoding glycosyltransferase family 2 protein, with the translated sequence MKVSIIVPVFNEEKTLVLIISHLQKLPFEKEIIIVDDCSQDFSFDTAKKLEEEDSQIRVIRLEKNHGKGAAVRTGIEHSTGEIIVVQDADLEYHPNDLITLVSIIKAGKATVVFGSRYLSKQNDEGYLLHRLGNFVFTWFSNRVTGLNLTDVTTCYRVCHKEIFEIVTIEERRFGIEVELVGKIGRLYRKGKCRIQEVPIRYFPRGFSEGKKITWKDSLSLLKAIVKYR